The stretch of DNA AGCCGTTCGAGCACGACGTACTGAGAGAGGGCACAGCCCAGCGCGACGACGGCGCCGAAGCCGAGCCACTGCTCGGGCGCACTCTCGTAGCGGTCGGCGATCCCCATCGCGTCCTTGATCCGATCGAGGTCGCGCTGCAGCTCCGTCGGGTCGACGTCCTCACTCATCGTTCCCCTCCGTGTGGACGTAGTAGTTGAACGCGTCGGTGTAGCTGGGCTCGACGCGCTCGACGGTCACACCGTCGGGCGCGGCCGCCGACAGCGCCGCGACCGTCACCCCCGGGGCGAGGAATCCACGGCGCTCGTCGCCGTGGTGGAACAGCCGAGCGTCGACGACGTGGGGCTCGAACGGAGCGGTCTCCGGGCCGCCGCCGACGATCCGGATCGTCTCGGGCACCGCATCGAGCAGCGCGTCCGGTGCGCCGACGGCGCTGACGCCGTCGCCGGTCACGAACGCGATCCGGTCGGCGAACGCCGCGTCGACCGGGCGGTGGCTGGTGGCGACGACGGTGCCGCCGGTCGCGACGCGGTCGCGGATCGCGCGGTGGAACGTCTGCACCATCGAGAGGTCCACGCCGGCGGTGGGCTCGTCGAGGAAGTACAGCGGCGCGTCGACGGCGAGCGCCAGCGCGAGCTCGAGCTTCCGCTTCATCCCCTCGGAGTAGTGTTCCGTTCGCTTGTCGAGCTCGTCGACGAGGCCGAACTCGGCGACGAGCTCGCGCCAGCGGTCCGTGAACTCGGGGTGGAGCCCCGCGTAGAACTCGGCGGTCTCCCGACCGGAGAGGCCGTCGACGCTCGCGCCGCCCTGCAGTAGCAGCGAGAGGTTCCGCCCGGCGCCGTCGGCGACCGGCTCGCCGAACAGCTCGATCTCGCCGGCCGTCGGCTCGACGCTGCCCGCGAGACACGACAGGAGGACGGTCTTCCCGGTGCCGTTGGGCCCCATCAGGAGCAGCGCCTCGTTCTCCCGGACCGTGAGGTCGACGCCGTCTAAGATCCCGTCGTCGCCGAATTCTTTGCGGACGTTGCGGGCCCGGACCGCCGGGGTGGCGGCGTCGGCGCTCATTGGATCTCACCCCGATAGAGCGAGCGGCGCGTCACGAGGACGGCGACCCCGATGCCGGCGGCGGCGTAGGCGCCGAGCAGCGCCAGATACCGCGGCGCCGTCGGCGCGGCCGGCTCGGCCAGCCCCGCGGCCGCCCAGTCGCCGACGGGGACGAGGTGGGACACCGCGAGCCGGGTCGCCAGCCCGTTGGGGACGTAGTTCACGAACTCCGCGGACGACGCCACGAGCCCGGGCTGGACGCCGTTGTAGCCCGTGAGGAAAAAGGCGAGCAGCACCAGCGTGATGGTGATGATGCTCGCGAACTTCGGCTCGGGGACCGCGGCGACGAGTACGACCGCGATGCTCGCCGCGAACAGGCCCATCGCGAGCAGGCCGAGGAGGACGACGGGGATCGAGAGGAGCGAGCGAAGTTCGAACGTCGCGCCCGTGGCGACGCCGACGCCGAGCACCACGCCGACGGCGACGGCCGCGAACGCGTAGGCGGCGAGGAAGCGCCCGAAGAAGTCCGCGCCCGGGGAGACGGGGAGCGCGCGGAACTGGGCGTAGCGGCCGCCCTCCACGTCGTCGACCAGCGACTGCGAGAACGTGTTGAGGAACACCACCAGCGCTGCGAACGTTCCGTAGGAGACGGCGTTGGTCGCCTTCACGACCCCCGCCGCTTCGGCGGGCATCGACGCGCTGTCGATCAGCAG from Halolamina sediminis encodes:
- a CDS encoding ABC transporter ATP-binding protein, whose translation is MSADAATPAVRARNVRKEFGDDGILDGVDLTVRENEALLLMGPNGTGKTVLLSCLAGSVEPTAGEIELFGEPVADGAGRNLSLLLQGGASVDGLSGRETAEFYAGLHPEFTDRWRELVAEFGLVDELDKRTEHYSEGMKRKLELALALAVDAPLYFLDEPTAGVDLSMVQTFHRAIRDRVATGGTVVATSHRPVDAAFADRIAFVTGDGVSAVGAPDALLDAVPETIRIVGGGPETAPFEPHVVDARLFHHGDERRGFLAPGVTVAALSAAAPDGVTVERVEPSYTDAFNYYVHTEGNDE
- a CDS encoding ABC transporter permease; amino-acid sequence: MSTDTRRSPSPGRFVEQTGAFATRALRTLRRNGAVVFWAVAFPALFYLLTVYLLIDSASMPAEAAGVVKATNAVSYGTFAALVVFLNTFSQSLVDDVEGGRYAQFRALPVSPGADFFGRFLAAYAFAAVAVGVVLGVGVATGATFELRSLLSIPVVLLGLLAMGLFAASIAVVLVAAVPEPKFASIITITLVLLAFFLTGYNGVQPGLVASSAEFVNYVPNGLATRLAVSHLVPVGDWAAAGLAEPAAPTAPRYLALLGAYAAAGIGVAVLVTRRSLYRGEIQ